The window ACCGAGGTGGTTCAGGAGAAATAGGGAGGATGACTGTTACCAGTATGTGGGCGGATATTGGGAAGCACGCAAGCAAAGAAAATGGGATGAAATTCCGGATGTATTTGCCAAGGGTGACGATTTGTTGAGTATAGAGTAATGTTTTTTTTCTACCTACTATGTACATGTATAATGCAAGGAAATTGGGTATGCAGCCATATGTAATTAGGAGGATTGACGTGTTATCAACTATCAGCCATTTGAGATCAATATTTCACTATGCCCCATCTTATGTTAGTAACTATTCTTGCTGTTTGATGtagtataataataattataaaaaaaacagtTCGGCACACGAAGCACCTGATAAAAAATTTGATCTCATTTTGTAGTAGTGTTCATCAACTTGATTGGAAGTATTGGTTCTACTTAATCTGTAGGTCAATTTGGTGTCCTGTGGGGCTGGTTAGAAAGCATCAGCAAGAGGCATGTGCCAGGCTAATGCAGTCTGGAGGCAGTTGACAGTCAAACTCGTGCTGCTGCCTGCTGCCTGCTGCCTGCTGCCTGCTGCCTGCTGCCTGCTGCCTGCTGCCTGCTGCCTGCTGCCTGCTGCATTCTCTTGTAGTATCTGGTTCCATTCTTGTGATAAAAAGGTGATATTTATGTAAGTAGAACATCTATATAATATTGCTCTTCCATTTCTGACTTCTCCAGTTTCTATGCTTTCTGCTGTTACAGCCAGTTGTCTTATCTAGATTCCAATCCAAGGAAGTGGAGACAGCTATATCCAAGATCATTGCCCAAGGAAGGTTCGTACTTTCTCCCTACGGTTTAGGAACTGTTCAAACGGCAAAAAAGTGCAGTCCTATGATCACAATAGCAATAGCCAATATAAAAGTCCACAGAATTTAAACAAAAGTAGTATTGTCTGCCTACAAGCATGTGCCTGGGGTCTCAAACCTCACTACTGAGAACCTAGTAGTGCGAGTTGTCTCGTTACATATCTTAATTATTACTCAGTTTCTGCCGCTGGTTTGCCGAGTGCTGACTATATTCATCTTAATTTCACAATTTAAACAATGATTTGAGCATGTAGGTAAACTTTCCGTGTAACCTTATCTTTGACTCTTTCCATATTGTTGCAAGCAATTATGAGATCTACGCGGCCCTTTATATTATTAACCTCAGGTAGTACTTGTTGCACCTCCACCATCTATGCATATATTTCTTCATTCCATTAAAGTGCGACTTTGGGATGATTACCATACCTGCTGATAGAATTCTTGGGTAGTTCCATGTGCTCATTCTGCTAGTGCTAGTGCAAGTGGAGCTCACATGAGACAAGAAAGTCCAGAAGGCAGAGAATCTCCTTGCAGAACTTGTAGGGTAGACTAGGCACCTAGGGATGGACAGGGGACGGAATGGAACTCTTAAACCCAGATTTATGCTCCCCTAAACCTCCTTACTTTGGCCTGGCGAAGGTGTTTAATTTAAATCAACACAAAACAAGAGGAGTCAGAGAATAATGGGGTGTATCAGGAGGGTTCTCGTGCTGATTTGGATGCTGCTTCTCATGCTTTCAGGTCTCTTCCTGCACCATCAGCAAATCACAGCTGGTAAAACATCTTTCAGTCCAGTAGTCATCTATTCGCACTGAGGTTTCTTCCCACACTCAGTTGTCATGTTTTGTGTTTTGCAAATGCCTTATTTGCTGGATCTAAAAGGTGCCATTAGGATGCATGATCAACAAATAGTGACGGAAGGAACCAAGGGTAAGAGGCCTTGGTGGTGGGATCAGGATTATGCTCGTGTACGTGACCGGAGGCCGATAAATAACAGGTTCAGTCCATGAATCGAGTTCAATCATTTTTAGCTTCAACTAATCGCTTTAATTTCCTCAGCGTAAGAGTTAAAATTGTAGGATTCTGAAGTTGTATTAGTAATATTTTTGCCAGAAAGGCGTTAATCAAATCATTTCTAGCACTCAACAGAATTTTATTCATTAGTAAGCTTATGGCAAGGTGCACAGACAGAGTGCGTAGGAAAACATGAATAAACTTCCAACAAGAAGAAACATTCAAAAGTTGCAGATTCAGAGATATTATTCAGCAGCAAATCGCCCTAAAGCTCATCCTTCAGCGGCAACTCCTGGTGAACTAAGGGAGATATCATAACGGGGTAGGATGCCATCATCTCAATTCCACAAATCCCAAAAGGATATTTCGTGGAATTGATCGCCATCCTTACGTAACCCTTCTCCCCCCACCCCGGCCCCCATGAGTTTTTGACGATCCAGTATTGCTGCCCCTCCTTCGTCTCCCCGTACCCTACAGCTGCAACTCCATGATCTAAATACGTGCCACACTCCCCGTCGTACACGCCCTGCAAATTCACAGCTAGCAGTATCATCTTTCGATtcaagaataagaagaagagatTATTTAACCTGAGACAGAGCAGGAGACCTCAGAGTAGAATATGAAGTCTCGGCTACTCGCTTCGATAGCAACCGACACAGGTTGACGAGACACTGCCTTCATTAGAGACGTCTCGCTGCTAGGAACAACCTCGTAGCCACTGATCGCAACCACTTGAGAATGTTTCTGCAAATGCAAATTCTCCAGTCGATGGATTAGTTTTGTGATTGTGAATGTATATATTAATCAAAGACAATGAGTCGGTCGGTCCCTCGCCAGTTACCTCGACGTTACACGCTCGGCCATCTTTGCCCACGTAGGGGTAGGCTTCTTCAGTCGTTAAGCCTTTCTCGTGGATAAACTCGAACGCATGCTCCATGAGACCTCCGTTGCATCCTTCATCGTATTTGGTGTCGCAGTCGATCAGCTCTTGCTCCGACAACGACACGAGATGCTTGGTTGCGATCTGGTGTATTCCCTCGACGGCGGCGACGGCCGAGAAAGCCCAGCAACTCCCTGCGAAACCCAACAACCAATCGATACGTCTCCGATgctattgagaaaaaaaaaaaaaaaagatccgGCCATTTCTACGTTTTTACCGCACTGGAGTTGGTTCTTGACTTGAGTGACTGCGCCCCTCTGCCTCCAGTCGATCGAGGGAGGGACGTCGGCGTTCTCGTACATGAACTTCCCCTGTCGACTACCCCGGAACATTCGGTGGTGGTCGATCTTAGACCCGGCGAAGGTGCTCCGGAATTCCTCTCTCGTCAAGTCCCCAAACTTGTTCAGCGTCAGTTTATAAGGCCTGTCCATCTTGTTGATCTCGTGGATGTACTTAGCATTCTCCTTGAACACATTGAACCTCCTTTGCTTGTCCTCGAGGTCCCGGGCCACCGTGTGGTGGCTTCGCCACCGCTCGTACAGGTCCCAGAGGTTCTCCTCGGACGCGAGGTCCTTGTCAGTGATCGGAGTGCTGCTGCCTGCCACCCCTAAGGCCAGGGCAACTGCTAGAGCTAAGAAGGTCAACATTATGACAATGCGACTGCGTATCGCTTTCTGGAATTGGAGGTATTTATAGAGTGGAAGAAGACGGGGATGGAGCTCCAAGTGTGCAAGCCAAGCAGTTGAGATGCAAATTATTGCTTTGGAATTCTGGAGGGACGCTTTCGGACAGTTGGGGATTCCGAAGTCAAAATTTAAGCGTGTGGTATGAGGTTGGAGCTCAAAAATGAAAATGGCGGAGCAAAGAGCACATTTTGTAACTGTCTTGTCTGCATTCCAAAGAAATTCAAGTGACCGAACAATTTCTTGTGAGCAGCGCAAATGCAAGTGACCCAACAATTTCTTAGTTCTATCTtaaatttgtttttttcttttcttttcttttctgttttttGTCCGGTAGTAATCGATCAAATTACTCATGCTTAATGAAATTAGATAGAGTCACAGCCTTTGCATTGGCCATTGGACGTTGAAAGAGAAGATTCTCGTTGCATGTTTATTTTGtccatttttttttctgttttgtgTTTTTAGATAACAATTATAAATTAAACGGCATTTTATTGGCGTGAGCAACTTTCGGCATCCATTGCACGCAGTTGGGATCTTCTGGTCCGTAAATTGTGGACCAAGAGATGGATCATTGCATGGGAACCCTTGAtttagatgaaccccacctttaaataggtggggtccatccaaatcaacgATGTAAAAAAGTGGaccatcctctggtccgcaatttgcggactAGAGGATCCGTGCTCCATTGCACGGGCCGGATCTCTTGAATCAGGAATTCTTGGTCCCTCCCTGGACCACAAATTTCACATAAAACCCTTCCTCACGAGGGCAGATCCTCTGGACCATTTTTTGCGGTCCAGGGGATGGTCCCTTGGCTTGGATTGGTGAGATGAATGGTCCCCATTCATAAAATAGGTGGGGGCCATTCATCCCCACCAATCCATATCAAGCAGTGCCGCCTCCCTCTAGCGCCGCTTCCAGCCAGAATCGCCGGCCTACAGCGTTGGTGTCTATTTTCCTTCCTTCTCATTGCGAATATTCTACATCCAGCGAATATTCTGGCTGGAGGACGGGAGGTCAGCGATGCTTGCTGGAGGCGGCGCTGGAGGTCGGCGATGATGGCTGGAGACGGCGATGTAGGTCGGCGATGCTGGCTGGCGGCGCTAGAGGGAGGCGGCGCTGCTGGAGTCGGCGATGGAGACGGCGCTGGAGGGAAGCCGCAGGCGACGAGGGAGGGCAACGGGTGCTGGGGAGGGGAGCGGTGCTGGAGGGAGGGAGGTGACGCTGGAGGGAGGGAGGCTAGGGCTTTTTTTGGGTGTTGCGTGTGCACGCGCTTTGCACGTGAGCAAGGATTTATATGAGATTTGTGGTCCAGGGAGAGACCAAGAATTCCTAGTCCAGAAGATCCGGCCCCTCCATTGCACACGTACCGTCGAAAGTTTCTCTCTATCTTTAAATTCTTACTTTAtacattttaaaattcattatccTGTCGAATTCAGAGATCTGATAAAATgcttttataaatatattaattttaatttaaaataattttttaaatctatcagttaattttagataaaaataatttatgaaAATATCTTCAAATCAAAATATGGGTGCTCTTGAAAACcttcttaatatatatatatattctcataTCTAAATTTGACGGGATACATTGagaaaagtaaaattttaaattgataaagataataaaatttatcACAAACTCGTTATAAGACCAGTTCAATACTATCAATAAATTCTTAGAACTCtcctaatttaaaaaatatcaaattttttaaattttgaatgttGTATGTAATTTTATTCGAAACGATAGATCTAAAGTACTTTAAATCACTTTAAAAACAAAACCAATATATTCTGAAAatctcaaaatatatatatatatatatatatatatatatatatatatatatatatatatatatgctctcGTATCTAAATTTGAtagtataaattaaaaataataaaattttaaacttgcAAAGACTTGATAGCATTTGTCACAAGCTCATTGTAAGGCCTATGATAATGATACTTACTAACCAATACCATTTAATGATTTCATAGAATTTTTtggtttgaaaaaaatattaaattttcaaatagtATAAATTCATCCGTTAATGTTATCTAAAATTGAGTAATAAACTAAAAAAATTCTGATTCACTTCAATCAAAATCGATGTACTCTTAAAAGTCACCTTAAG is drawn from Zingiber officinale cultivar Zhangliang chromosome 1B, Zo_v1.1, whole genome shotgun sequence and contains these coding sequences:
- the LOC122053528 gene encoding thiol protease SEN102-like codes for the protein MLTFLALAVALALGVAGSSTPITDKDLASEENLWDLYERWRSHHTVARDLEDKQRRFNVFKENAKYIHEINKMDRPYKLTLNKFGDLTREEFRSTFAGSKIDHHRMFRGSRQGKFMYENADVPPSIDWRQRGAVTQVKNQLQCGSCWAFSAVAAVEGIHQIATKHLVSLSEQELIDCDTKYDEGCNGGLMEHAFEFIHEKGLTTEEAYPYVGKDGRACNVEKHSQVVAISGYEVVPSSETSLMKAVSRQPVSVAIEASSRDFIFYSEGVYDGECGTYLDHGVAAVGYGETKEGQQYWIVKNSWGPGWGEKGYVRMAINSTKYPFGICGIEMMASYPVMISPLVHQELPLKDEL